The following are from one region of the Gemmatimonadota bacterium genome:
- a CDS encoding ABC-2 transporter permease, whose protein sequence is MTRVAAIAGSTFREAVRDRILLSAVACGAFLVGACSLLAPLALGEEARVVASVGLGMLSAFSVLVVVLAGTGLVQRDAERRTVHFLLAMPVRRGEYILGRYFGMVGAVLAALAVLALMYFGVVALFGGGFRPGLLTAVVLVAAEVSVVGGVAMMFSTLVSPLLSGVLTGSVFVLGHLAGDLDALVGQAGSIVARTALELVAMLLPALHRFDLRSDLVSGAAVPAGSVAWCLLHALLYTTTVLLVAVVVFRRRDLQ, encoded by the coding sequence ATGACGCGCGTCGCCGCGATTGCGGGATCGACCTTTCGGGAAGCCGTTCGCGACAGAATTCTGCTATCGGCCGTCGCGTGCGGCGCGTTTCTGGTGGGCGCGTGTTCGCTTCTCGCGCCGCTTGCGCTGGGGGAGGAGGCGCGTGTTGTGGCCAGCGTGGGCCTGGGCATGCTCAGCGCGTTCTCGGTTCTCGTCGTCGTGCTCGCGGGGACGGGACTCGTTCAGCGCGACGCCGAGCGGCGTACCGTTCACTTCCTGTTGGCGATGCCGGTGCGGCGCGGAGAGTACATTCTCGGGCGGTACTTCGGGATGGTCGGCGCGGTTCTGGCCGCGCTGGCGGTCCTTGCGCTGATGTACTTCGGCGTGGTTGCGCTCTTCGGCGGCGGTTTTCGCCCCGGGCTTCTGACGGCGGTGGTTCTTGTCGCGGCGGAGGTGTCGGTCGTGGGGGGAGTCGCGATGATGTTCTCGACGCTCGTCTCTCCGCTCCTCAGCGGCGTCCTCACCGGTTCGGTCTTTGTGCTGGGGCACCTGGCCGGTGATCTGGATGCGCTGGTGGGGCAGGCCGGATCCATCGTGGCACGCACGGCGCTGGAACTGGTCGCCATGCTGCTTCCCGCGCTTCACCGATTCGATCTCCGGAGTGATCTTGTGTCCGGCGCAGCCGTCCCGGCCGGGTCGGTGGCGTGGTGTCTTCTGCACGCATTGCTCTACACGACGACGGTTCTTCTCGTGGCCGTCGTGGTGTTCCGACGGCGGGATCTTCAGTGA
- a CDS encoding prepilin peptidase: MTILVLVLLGMAVGSFLNVVIHRVPRGESVVRPRSRCTRCAHPVRPMDNIPIVSWVFLRGRCRNCGTRISSRYPMVEAATALLFAGAAVVLRGPVELVPALVFVAAMMAVTFIDLDHMIIPDSITLPGILLGILAASLGWGIAPLDAVLGVLAGGGSLLAVGSIYRFATGRDGLGAGDIKLLAMVGAFLGPSGAFLTILAGSLAGTLVAAVGMARGGLHRTSELPFGAFLAPGAVVVLFFGGRLVALYWGLVS; the protein is encoded by the coding sequence ATGACGATTCTCGTGCTGGTTCTTCTGGGAATGGCGGTCGGGAGTTTTCTGAATGTGGTGATCCATCGAGTGCCGCGCGGGGAGTCCGTGGTTCGGCCCCGTTCGCGATGCACCCGATGTGCGCATCCGGTTCGTCCGATGGACAACATCCCGATCGTGTCGTGGGTCTTTCTGCGCGGCCGATGCCGAAACTGCGGAACGCGCATCTCCTCGCGTTATCCAATGGTGGAGGCGGCGACGGCTCTTCTGTTCGCCGGTGCGGCGGTGGTCCTTCGCGGGCCGGTCGAACTGGTGCCGGCGCTGGTTTTTGTCGCGGCGATGATGGCGGTCACCTTCATCGATCTCGACCACATGATCATCCCCGACTCCATCACGCTGCCGGGGATTCTCCTGGGGATTCTGGCCGCTTCGCTCGGCTGGGGGATTGCGCCGTTGGACGCGGTGCTGGGAGTTCTCGCGGGCGGAGGGAGCCTCCTGGCGGTCGGGAGCATCTACCGCTTCGCCACGGGCCGCGACGGGCTCGGCGCGGGCGACATCAAACTCCTGGCGATGGTCGGCGCCTTCCTCGGTCCTTCCGGAGCGTTCCTGACGATTCTCGCGGGCTCGCTCGCGGGGACGCTGGTGGCGGCGGTCGGTATGGCACGAGGCGGGCTGCATCGCACTTCCGAACTTCCTTTTGGCGCATTCCTCGCGCCGGGGGCGGTGGTCGTTCTCTTCTTCGGGGGGCGCTTGGTTGCGTTGTACTGGGGACTCGTTTCGTAA
- a CDS encoding tetratricopeptide repeat protein — MIARAVMLAVAVATGVGAHASADRAIRAGDADGTVRLPRATVLRAIGLGHRALVADLLWVRAIQYYGYHRMTDRKYDSAKTLFEGIYETDPAFTGAVRFGALILAQDANDPESALALLERAERDHPDRWEFPFDRGFILQTVRRDLQGAAAAYTRAASLDGAPDLAIRLAGLSWQRLGESDAARQVWQMLLADKRNQGMAELAAHSLRNLDLENAVATLAQGVDLFAKKTGRLPVHPGEVVDAGLLDGLPMDPFGGSFVIQPDRGGVFSTTLVDRRMARERDRFAAAAAGVRTRDGRYPGSLEELMARGTMEASWSPLGLSLEYDSTTGVVSWNPPWSPSEPGNQGGKGA; from the coding sequence GTGATCGCCCGGGCGGTCATGCTGGCTGTTGCGGTTGCGACAGGTGTTGGCGCGCACGCGAGCGCCGATCGTGCCATCCGCGCGGGAGATGCGGACGGTACGGTTCGCCTTCCCAGAGCGACGGTGCTTCGCGCAATCGGACTGGGACACCGGGCTCTCGTGGCGGACCTTCTCTGGGTGCGCGCGATTCAGTACTACGGATATCATCGCATGACCGACCGCAAGTACGACTCCGCGAAGACGCTCTTTGAGGGCATCTACGAGACCGACCCCGCCTTTACGGGTGCGGTCCGGTTTGGTGCGCTCATTCTGGCGCAGGACGCGAATGATCCCGAATCCGCGCTGGCTCTTCTGGAGCGTGCGGAGCGCGACCATCCCGACAGATGGGAGTTCCCGTTCGATCGGGGGTTCATCCTCCAGACGGTTCGGCGCGATCTGCAAGGCGCGGCCGCGGCCTACACCCGGGCGGCATCTCTGGACGGGGCGCCCGATCTGGCGATTCGACTGGCGGGATTGTCCTGGCAGCGACTGGGAGAGAGCGACGCCGCGCGGCAGGTCTGGCAGATGCTGCTGGCGGACAAACGCAATCAGGGCATGGCGGAACTGGCCGCGCACTCGCTCCGGAATCTGGATCTTGAGAATGCCGTGGCCACGCTTGCGCAGGGGGTGGATCTCTTCGCGAAGAAGACGGGTCGACTCCCCGTGCACCCGGGTGAAGTCGTGGACGCCGGGCTGCTGGACGGTCTTCCGATGGACCCCTTCGGCGGGTCGTTCGTGATCCAGCCCGATCGCGGAGGTGTCTTTTCGACCACGTTGGTGGACCGTCGCATGGCTCGTGAGCGGGATCGCTTCGCGGCAGCCGCCGCAGGCGTGCGGACCCGCGACGGGCGATACCCGGGGAGCCTGGAAGAACTGATGGCTCGCGGAACCATGGAGGCGTCGTGGAGTCCGCTGGGTCTTTCACTGGAGTATGACTCGACCACCGGTGTCGTGTCGTGGAACCCGCCATGGTCTCCTTCCGAGCCGGGCAATCAGGGAGGGAAGGGAGCATGA
- a CDS encoding ABC transporter ATP-binding protein produces MPVLRPMELNGLCRSFRSGILGRRSVVLDGLDLRVEEGEIFGYLGANGAGKTTTIRILLGLIRPDSGNGTLLGHPLGSLAGRRGLGFLSDSPDSPERLLVREHLKFCGRLHALSGHSLTRRVEESLDSMEVRAADRDRSLGDLSRGTLQRVRFAAATLHRPRLLILDEPMSGLDPMGRRLVRDTLVLLRDGGTTVFLSSHVLSDVESMADRVGILRDGHLVACGRAREIGAADCEGVDIVFHAPEGVSLAGFAGVLAGFRREARGWTGCAPDRETARGVVAAVLDAGCELVEFVPSAGALEERFLREVCQSKASGVSPLRKQAELFGVGALPENEGASR; encoded by the coding sequence ATGCCCGTGCTTCGCCCCATGGAACTGAACGGTCTCTGCCGAAGCTTCCGATCCGGAATCCTCGGCCGTAGATCGGTCGTGCTCGACGGCCTCGACCTCCGCGTGGAGGAAGGGGAGATCTTCGGGTATCTGGGCGCCAACGGCGCGGGCAAGACCACCACTATCCGCATTCTGCTGGGACTCATCCGGCCCGACTCCGGTAACGGGACGCTCCTCGGGCATCCCCTCGGGAGTCTCGCGGGGCGACGCGGGCTGGGGTTTCTCTCCGACTCTCCCGACTCCCCCGAGCGGCTGCTTGTTCGCGAGCATCTGAAGTTCTGCGGCCGCCTGCACGCGCTTTCGGGGCACTCCCTGACCCGGCGCGTGGAAGAATCGCTCGACTCCATGGAAGTGCGTGCCGCTGATCGCGACCGGTCTCTTGGCGATCTTTCGCGCGGAACTCTCCAGCGCGTGCGCTTCGCCGCGGCCACACTGCACCGGCCCCGGCTTCTGATTCTCGACGAACCGATGTCGGGTCTGGATCCCATGGGACGCCGACTGGTTCGCGACACGCTGGTCTTGCTTCGCGATGGTGGCACCACGGTGTTCCTGTCGTCCCATGTGCTCTCCGATGTCGAGAGCATGGCCGACCGCGTGGGGATTCTCCGCGACGGGCATCTCGTTGCCTGTGGGCGGGCCCGGGAGATCGGCGCGGCGGACTGCGAAGGCGTGGACATTGTGTTCCATGCTCCCGAAGGCGTGTCGCTGGCCGGATTCGCGGGCGTTCTCGCCGGGTTCCGGCGGGAGGCTCGCGGATGGACGGGGTGCGCACCCGATCGGGAGACGGCACGAGGAGTCGTGGCGGCCGTTCTGGACGCGGGGTGCGAACTGGTGGAGTTCGTCCCCTCGGCGGGGGCGCTGGAGGAACGATTCCTGCGCGAAGTCTGCCAGTCGAAAGCGAGCGGCGTGTCGCCTTTGCGCAAGCAGGCCGAGCTCTTCGGTGTGGGCGCACTTCCCGAAAACGAGGGGGCCTCCCGATGA